aaattaaaaaaaaaaaaaagttgcccGGTGAGAATGGATTCATTACTTCAACTAACACATCTTGCTTTCCGATACTTGTTTTAGGTGGCCTTTTTTGGGCTTGTTCAACTCCTCATACAAAAAAAACGCAATCCCAATATATAACGTCATTGTTTATGTACCAAAAccttatatttatgtttttgtcaGCGTCCATTTGTTTAGATCAAGTGATAGTGATTGTCGAGATTAAGTCGTTTAGAGGAACCGTGTACTAGATTAGTTTACCGAATGTCAAATTCTAAAGGTTTATATACTGTACCTGTATAGTTAAAGTAACATAATTCACACATCTCTAGACTTCAAATCACGTGTATCTACATTCCCGACAACTCCAACTcactatatattgttttattcgAACGAATCTCAACAATCATGAACCATATAACTTTAAAGATAATCAGCAGTGTGACGCCTTAACTTAGGTTACACACATGTTGATAATTTTTTCACCGTCTCTTACTTATTTGTAGTTGAAAGATTTTTTctcttaaattttatacaaactCCTTTTTATAGAGAATATAAAAGTGGAACATTTTATACAAACTCCCTTTTATAGAGAACAGAAAATTGATAAAACATGATTcataagtttcttcttctccttggttTTAGATAATAATAAGATTTAATCACAAAATATTACTAGAATTCTGTATAAacagttttctttttgttttctttatattcCTTCCTTTCCAAAAAAATCcacggttttttttttaaaatgtattatttagcAGTAAATTATAAAACAGACATTTTTAGAACATAGATAAAGCATGTAATAACATCAgtacatgttttttttcctacaaGATCATAAATTCGAAGGTAGAGAGAAATAAAGCAAAGAGTTAAAGAACACCTGACACAAGTAACGGCTAGTCAGTAGTTAGCGggtgaaaagaaaaagacatcCTAACGGTCGGTTCCAGGCTGGCGAATGTTTACGAAAGTACCctcaattttattgaattttctCACGCtcctttacttttttttaaaaaaaaaatgaaacatcaTCTGTCTCTTATAAAACTCTCAATAATTGAACCTCTctcccctctctctcttcttgatTTCAACTTTGAGAATCTTTCATTACTCCGTAGAGAGAAAGGGATCGCCTTTTCTCACTCTCTCTCCCTCTGTCTCTGCATAGAGGTAATTCGATTTCCGATGAAAACTTCATcgtcttttcttctcttctcttctttgatgAAAAAGATGGACTAGAGAGATGTGATGATTCCTTTCTTTGCGAtgtgttctctctctctctcggatctctTTTCGTACACATCTAAGCTCGAATTGAGCTTTTCCCTGGAACCCCTAGAGTCGATTAAGCTATAGATcccaatttgtttttttttcttctcattttagggttttctttagaTTCACCAATCGATGGCTCTCTCTTATTGTGTGTGTTGGATCCGTTTCGATCTGATTTCACTTATTCTGCTATACTCTCTGTGAATTGTTTGAAAGATTCAAAgtttaatccttttttttttctcctcatCGATTTGCTTAATGACTTACCTAATTGTATGTTGAGGAAATGAAGCATTAACCTTTTTACCTCTGTGTGGTTTTGGCTCAGTTTGATTGCGTTTGAGTCTTGAAGACCCATCACATTGGGGAGTGTTTGTCTGCCTGTTTGAGGAGAAAGGGTCCTtttgcactattattattattctccATGGTGAATTCTTGCGTACAATTAGAGAATTATTGCTTACTTTTCAAGGAATGCCTTTTGAAGTTTAAACTGTTCTGATTTGGTGGTGTTTCTTAATGTGCTCTCAGGCTAGTAATGAGAATCTACCACCCAATGTTATCAAGCAGCTCGCCAAGGAACTCAAGAGTCTTGACGAGTCTCCTCCTGATGGCATCAAGGTCCTCGTCAATGACGAGGACTTCTCACAAATATCTGCTGATATTGAAGGACCAGGTAGGtagcatttatttatttatttatttattatttccaCATTTTACTACGATgttgaaatgatttttttaaaaagtatgatGTTTGCATTATACAGTTGGAACTCCTTATGAGAATGGACTTTTCCGTATGAAGTTGGCATTGTCTCATGATTTTCCACATTCTCCGCCTAAAGGTATGTATCTGACATTGACAGACCACCACTAAGGTGTTAAGAGAGACAGAGATATTATTCTAATGGTTTCTGATTTCTTTTGGTCTGCCATTGTGGTGTAGGCTACTTCATGACAAAGATATTCCATCCCAATGTCGCTTCTAATGGAGAGATCTGCGTTAACACCCTTAAAAAAGATTGGAACCCTAGTCTTGGATTAAGACATGTTCTCTCTGTAAGTGGCTTCATTACCCACCCTTCTTGTGTTTTCACATGACTTAATAATAACTTACTTGAGAGTTTGAGACTGAGTATTTGTACATGTTAAACAGGTTGTGAGGTGCTTACTAATCGAGCCATTTCCAGAATCTGCATTAAACGAACAGGCTGGAAAGATGCTACTTGAGAACTATGAAGAGTATGCTAGGCATGCTCGGTGAGAGTCCCCCCCATCTACTTTCGTCTCAACATTGTCTTTGaacattctgttttttttggcCGAGAAATGAATGAATTTAATAAGTCGAAATCTACT
The sequence above is drawn from the Raphanus sativus cultivar WK10039 chromosome 7, ASM80110v3, whole genome shotgun sequence genome and encodes:
- the LOC108814556 gene encoding ubiquitin-conjugating enzyme E2 22, with product MASNENLPPNVIKQLAKELKSLDESPPDGIKVLVNDEDFSQISADIEGPVGTPYENGLFRMKLALSHDFPHSPPKGYFMTKIFHPNVASNGEICVNTLKKDWNPSLGLRHVLSVVRCLLIEPFPESALNEQAGKMLLENYEEYARHARLYTGIHAKPKPKFKTGAISESTTALNVGGQTTNNETPGALPPSSVADINRVTTATAKDQQQQVANNVPVAAAGSANVAATTTTQKREAGLAKVQADKKKVDARKKSLKRL